The DNA window TATGTTAATTTAAGCATAACTAAAACTAGCCCTCCTGAAAGGATGGGCATTATGTCTTGGCTGTGCTGCCTGTTTTTGCTCAGTATTTACACTGACCGTTGCTTATTATGAATTATGTCGAGGCTTTAACGATTTGCATTAAAGCacgggggaaggggggggaggCCGGGGGACGACACCCTAAAGCATGCTGCTATCGACTGTCTAGATACCTGTTTATCTAAAAGTCTAAATGATAAAATTATGGTTTAtagaaggaagggaggagggtAGAGAATACTGTTTCTCTTACAAAATGCATAAACTAACACTGTGTGATTAATGTGCTTTGGTGACTTGGGTTAAAAAACATAAATTCTGCAGGGTTTCTTTGGGTGTGATCCATATCAACACAGCAGTTGTCTCTTAAAACATTGACAAATACTGTAGCCATAAAATAAATGTAGGTAATGTCAGAATATCATCAGTCTTTGGGGATTCTTTAAAAAAGATGTCAGTGATTAACTCTTGGGAATCTTTTGATTCATAAAATCTCTGAGGCTTTAACTGTGAAACTATATGTGCTACCAAATATAAGGAGCATTGGTCAGTCGTGAAACTGTAACAAGCCAAATCTGCCAATAGTCGATCATACTAAAtagtcagtaaaaaaaaaaagcctcatgtttttttaaaaacaaacaatagTACTCAAATTTACAGCTTCATTTGGTTCTCCATAAATTAACATCTTTGTTAGCACTTTCTGACATCATTTTGTGTTAACTTAAGAACTGATAGCTcgattttttttcagatattttgatGGCATGACAAATCAGAAAGAAGAGGATGTACTGTATGACTAGACACAAGATCAGTTCTGTTTGTGGATTACATTTTCAGTAAGATGTATGGAtctattttttccttgttcttaAATATAGATCATGAGACTTGACTGAGGCAATATACAtatcatccatccatctatgGCGAACTACAGCCATGCAGCTGACAACATTTTACAAAATCTCTCTCCTTTAACAGCTTTTCTGAAATTGACTTCACTGGGTTTCATAATAGGAGTCAGTGTGGTGGGTAACCTTCTGATCTCCATTTTGCTAGTCAAAGATAAGACCTTGCATAGAGCTCCTTACTACTTCCTGTTGGATCTTTGCTGCTCAGATATCCTCAGATCTGCAATTtgtttcccttttgttttcacCTCGGTAAAAAATGGCTCTACGTGGACGTATGGGACTCTTACTTGCAAAGTGATTGcctttttgggggttttgtccTGCTTTCACACTGCTTTCATGTTATTCTGCATAAGCGTCACGAGATACTTAGCTATTGCCCACCACCGTTTTTATACGAAGAGACTGACCTTCTGGACTTGTTTGGCTGTTATCTGTATGGTGTGGACTCTCTCTGTAGCCATGGCTTTCCCCCCAGTTTTAGATGTGGGCACTTACTCATTCATTAGGGAGGAAGACCAATGCACTTTCCAGCATCGTTCCTTCAGGGCTAATGATTCCTTGGGATTTATGCTTCTTCTTGCCCTTATCCTCCTAGCCACACAGCTTGTCTACCTCAAGCTGATATTTTTTGTTCACGATCGCAGGAAAATGAAGCCAGTCCAGTTTGTTGCAGCAGTGAGCCAGAACTGGACTTTTCATGGTCCTGGAGCCAGTGGTCAAGCAGCTGCTAATTGGCTGGCTGGATTCGGAAGAGGTCCCACACCTCCAACCTTGCTGGGAATCAGGCAAAACGCGAACaccacaggcaggaggaggctACTGGTTTTAGATGAATTCAAAATGGAGAAGAGAATCAGCAGAATGTTCTACATCATGACATTCCTCTTTCTGACCTTGTGGGGTCCCTATTTGGTAGCCTGTTACTGGCGAGTTTTTGCAAGAGGGCCTGTAGTACCTGGGGGATTTCTAACGGCCGCTGTCTGGATGAGTTTTGCCCAAGCTGGAATCAATCCTTTTGTCTGCATTTTCTCCAACAGGGAGCTGAGGCGCTGTTTCAGCACAACCCTTCTTTACTGCAGAAAATCCAGGTTACCAAGGGAACCTTACTGTGTTATATGAGGGAGCATCTGTAAATCCTTAGCCTTGTGAAACACTACCATTCTCTGCTAAGCAATTGTGGCCTGTAGCCATGTCTTGAGGAGAAAATCAAGAATGGGATGTCAGCAGCTGTAAGGATTTGGGCAACATTCTGCAGTCTCTGCAATAGCTCACCTCTAATCCTGTTTTAAACCTAAACGTGTTCCTGCTGACCACTGCTGAAGGTTTGTAATTAAGAACAAAGGACTGAACTACTGCCCTGAATTCCTTTATGTGGTTGAAATCTAGATTATGAAAGTAGCAGGTGCTAAGTATCAGTGCTAAATGCTGTGTATATCACTACATAAAATAAGAACATCAAAAAGATTAGCATTGGACATCTTAATAAATTAAGTTGATATGAGGTTAATGTGTTGATAAAACTAATTTTAGACATCTGAAGACCTTTAAAACATTTCATACAGTTATTATTTTGCAAAGACTGAAAACTGGGGACTCAAGTACTGTAACTGATTAAAGATGTGCCATGCATTATTGGATTATCACACTTACAAATCTGTTTGCCTTGTGAGTAAGTTTTGGGGAGCATTCCAAAGCAGTATTTTTGTTCAGattttgactttatttttttttcctccaaatatATTACTCTTTCTAATTGCCATTTTCCTTAACAGTGAAATTGCTAACATTTAACTGTATTCTGTGTTTTTTGCTGATTTGGTATAAAGTTTAATAGActcttatttatattttttaaaaagctagaTATCAGTCTGTTAGGCAACGTTAATGATAATATCCAGTCATAATTGAACAGTTATAATTATACAGAATAAACACATGTTGCCTTAAAGGGTTATCTAGTATCTTCCATTTTGTTTAGCATTGAAGCAAATAAGCAAGGAAAATTGAATCAATAACTCTGGTCAGTCATTTGGGAGTGCATGAAAGATCACTTAgtcctcttttttcctttttgctccAATGGTTCCCAAAATCAATATGCAGATCACTGGGattatatgatttttttctaggTGTGCCGCCCTTTCTAGTTTGTTCTGAGAAACACAGGCAGTTGAtgtatgtttatattttaagaCAGCTGTCATGGGGAGACCGCAGCCTTAGTATGATATCTTGCACAATTTGTGAAGCATTTATTCTACTGAAGGCACAGTCTTGTTTATATTTTCTGCACATTTTGGTGTATTggttgttttaaattatttaagtttTAACTTGTGAAAGCATATAATATGATTTCTTagtattttagaaatacattAGAGTCTGTGAGTCTTTCCTTCTTTAAGATACAGATGTGTGGATTTCAATATAAAGTTGCATTTGCCAAAATTTACCTGTGTAGCTTGTTAATTTTCTTGgaataaaattttacatttttccagTTATACAATtaaccttttttattttgtctagTGAGCTAGCATGAAGTACTGAGAATGTAGCCATTATGAATTATTATCCTTTGCAGTCACTGTATTCCCAAACTGTAAATGCATGAATGATGGGGACCACAGGATTGATAAATTATATTATCTGCAGTAGCACTATTGTGTAGTTTATCATAATTGCCCATCTATCTGTTCTAACATGTTCTAATATGTCAGTTATATTTAAAGTTACAACACAGTATTTGACATAAACTTCACAgtttaattttggaaaatgtgTATAACTGAAGCACAAAATCATGAGTTTATCAGTCATAAGGAAGAcagatttttcttaattttgggAGAGACAAGACTAGAGGTCTTAATTCAGTATTGGTATATCTTGTCCTTTGTTGTAGTTTTATGACCAGCAAGttaatatatacatacatgAGCAGCAGTCAATAATGGAAATGCTTAAATTTGTATGATACATTATACAACATATGCAACAATTCAGACAGTTGTGTCTATATGTGATCAGACAACTTGATCAAAGATTTGGTGAGCAATCTGTTTGACCTCACTTACACTTTTATACTGAGGTTGATTAGTTGAGAGGCATGGCTTTATATACTGtgttgaaacagaaaaattgctAAAATAATGAGTCCTCATCAGTATAGGAATGTTTCAGAACGTAATTTGAAATGGGACCAATAAACTTCTACCAAAAGGACATTTTTATTACACTGAAAAAGGCTTTGAAATTAAGGTAGTTAAACAGTTGTTGAAGATAGCAGGAGTGAATAAAAACTGAATCATATGTtgagaaaaattctgaaagtcACCCCACTTAAGTTTATTAAAAGGTTGATTGGCAATAACTTCAGtctaatttctttaaaatagtaACCTTTACAAGGAACATTGATATTACATATTGTAATAAAGAAGTACATATAAATAAAGTTGTAAATAGTATATAGTTGTAGAAGTAGTCAGTTCTGAGGATTAGCCAGAAAATTTTCAAccatgaaattttaaaagctgcaaaTTTGGGGCCTGACCTAACTCTCAATAAAGTCAGTTGGTGTTTTCCCATTAACTTCATTTGGAGTAGAAGCAGGCCCTAGCATTTCTATAGTACTATACTTCTGAAATACTAAGAAGGCTGTGTTTACTAtgcagtgggaaaagaaaaaaaaataaattatttccctgGAAGTTTTGCAAGCAGCAACTgatgtaaattaaaataataaacagtAAACAAGtctgaaagcaaatattttgctaaatgtttttcttttgatatgAATGATTCCATGCTATATGACAATACTGTATTGCTACCTGAGAAAGGGCAGGTACTTTTTATTAAGTGGATTTTTACAATTGTGGCAGTAAGAAATCTTGTAACAAagtatttagttttatttttttctccagtgttAAAAGGACAAGGGGATGTTCAGTGAAATTAAAAGCCAACGTATAAAGTAACATTTTATGCAAAGTTATTACTCAGTGGAACACACTGGTAGACCATGTCAAGTAGTTTAGAGAGATTGCTACAAGAGCTGTATGTATACATGAATTAAAGCAGTGCTTGCACTTTTTGCCATCAGTGTCATTTTGATCCTAGTCAGCATATCAAAACTAATGTATTAAGGTATAAATTCAAAGGAGCAAGAAGGTTCATTCCAATTCAGTACACTGTTGTGTCACAGTATGAAAAgccttttgctttcattttagtACAGGAGTTAAGCTATTGCCAAAGCTAGAATACAGGACTGGTAGATTAGtcctttcttttcagaataGCAAAAATATCAAACTATTTTATATCTGCATTAGTCTTTAATGCTCATTGGTAATGTGAAGTCAATAGCTTTAATTTTCTggtgagagaaaaaagaaacagattcCCTGAAGAAAAAGCTGCCTAACCCTGTTCTTTTCCTGCCCTCTGTTGCCCCACCAGCCCTTCAGCAGAGCCCTTCAGTCTCCATCAATCCCTTTACAAGAGTAAATGTTTCATACACTGAGTATTGTATTTCTTCTGCTCCTTGACAAGTGTCTCAGCCattcctccttcccagcagacaagctcctgcagcagcttcccagggtTTGTCAGTGTCTGGTTTCCCTTCCtgaggatggagagggactgCCAGTTCCTTCCAGCTGCCTTTGTAGTTCATGGATCTTAGGGCACTTGGCTAGCACACTGGATGTCTCTGTCTTTTGGCTTTTTCCTGAAGTAGATGCTGTTTATATTacgcaggaaaaaaaatgagaatgggGAGGGGGCATCAGGGAACAACTTTCTCTCTCACAAAATTTTCACAAGGAAACCACTGTTTTTGTTGCATTGGCCAGGcgcattttgtattttaaaagcataatcGGTGTTAATTACcctctaaataaataaaatgtacagTTAGCCAGTTAAGTAAAGGTTTCTGGTGCAAATACAAAATCTTATTATAAAATGGCTTTTTGTCAGTCTCTAGTCCTTGGAGGCAGAGAAGTCCACTCTATCTCTTTGCTTTTAAGTGCATTGTGTTTGTTCACtagttttgcttttgatttgACTTTCAAGCATCTCGACATTCTATTTATATTAATAGGAATCCAGTATTGCAGCTGGTTGTTATTACTGATgggtttaaaaaataacattaaaggGAACTGTGATGATTTTTGAGGTGAGTTAGGGAGGTATTTTGGCAAGTAATTGGTTTTTAGCAAATGTTAAATAAACCTGTGGGCTGCTGGGCTCTTCCATAGTTGCACAGGTACACAGTTCTTAATTATTGAAACTAGCAATGGAGTAGACTAACCCACATGAAGTTAACACACAGGTAATACAAAGCATGTTCACGTTAGGTAAGAACTTCCTATGTGTATTACATTTATCAAGGAATGGAGTTAAACTCAAGTAAAAAGTGAGATCAGAAATTCGAAGAAGAATGGTgggtgtttttcctttttttctgctttgttttagCATAGCACTGCTAATCTGCAACCTGGGTTACACACCCACATACAACTGAGAGTTGCCTGTACAATTCTGCATAGCACACAGGCAACTTCCTTCTAGTTTATATTCATTGAGAGCTCTATGAGTGCACACTACTGATCTGATTGacttttcagagaaaagagGAGGCTCAGTCTGAGATACCgttcttcaaaattaaaattccataGAACTTCTCTGCTTTTGTATGCTAAAGTGATTTTGAGTGTGAAGAAATCAGAGATTTAAATCAGAAATGATCATAAGTATACTCTGGTCGTGGCCATTAAAAGCAGGACAAGATGACATTTTGCAATGCATATGCCACAAATCAATGATTTGTTTGATATTATATACAAAGACTTGGTGTGAGTAGGCTGAATATAGTTGATATTTTGGATTTAGAAAAAAAGTATAATGAAGCTATCCATTTAAATGGATAAAGTCTGTAACTAGCCAGTGTGGAAAAAGAAGGgtgaactttaaaaattactcattATAAATAGTAAACagttttggtggtgtttttgtCCAGGTCAACTGTGTAATTATATAACTGTATGATAACCAAAGAAGTGTCACAGTAAGTTAGGCTTTTTAGTAGTCTAGAAAGGAAATAAGTAACAACTATCTTCAGACATTTGAAATTAAGTAATTACAGTCATCAAAGGTTTTATAAAATTTAgataacaaaataattatttacattttctgtaCTTAAAGAACAATGTCTTTAGACAGTGAGCTGGCTGATGCAGCCCATTGAAAGACTTCTTTGTATCACAAGTTTTGTACTATGTTTTGTATGTAATAAGCACAAGAGATATAAAACCAGACTTTATCTGATATCAACTTCAAACTGTGCATTAGGTACAAAACTTCTCCCAGTGTTAAGCAAATGACTGTCTCCAGATATTATTCAAAACTATTCTGTGCTACTTCACAAGAATTCTGTTTCACCTTTGTTAAAGAGCAGTCTGGTTAAAGAtgtgtatttcttttcattctatAACCATCAATTTCAGGCATGCTAACATCCTTATGCAAATTGAAGAAATTGCTAAAAATAGAAAGTTTTGCACTATAATAATCTTGGTGTATCAGGTTCTTGagataatataaaaaaaagggTGCCACAAATACTCAATGACTACTCTAGGCAGAAGGTGGAAGGATGCAAAAAAGTATTCCTCCCTGTTTAGGAGCTGTTTAAAACCTGCTGTTGTCCCATAGCGAAACCATCTTCTGTGGAACTGGCCCACCACAGGCCTGCAACCTGCTCCATGTTGAGTTGAAGCAGGACTTTGCTTGCACATACTCTGAGTATTCATGGGAGAAATTCAGCATTAGCAGAGGTCAGAAATTCCTAGACAATATTCGTAGGCTACAGAGAAGTGATAGATGCTTGTCTCCTCAAAACAGAAGTCACAGAATAAACAGAGGCCAAGAGATAAATGCTATTGTAAGTTGCTTGGGATTTCATGCCCTCTTGGaatcctcccctcccccccccccccaccccgagAAGAAGacctgtttctttctttcattctttgtttgggtttttgtttgtttgttggttggtttgttttgaaaatacatgCCATCTCAGTTGCACTATTCCATCCCACCCATTGCCAGTTGAACATTTGACGTATCGCTTAATCAAGTCTGTATATTCCTTAAAATACATATCTAACAGTGAAATGTGTTTGTAGCTTTGCACTGATTATGTATTACTGTTTGATCTTGCTCATTTCCATAAGCATTTCCTCTGTTTCAAACACATAAATCCTATTTTTGAAATGAAGGCGCTCTACAATCATGTGTTTCCTGACTTTTCTGTGAAGTCCTTTTAAGTTTTGGATGTTTCTCCTGTTTGTTCCAAAACACTAAATGCAGATTCTTAGGATCCATCCTAGGGAACATTTGATTTCTTTGACTGAAGGACTGTTTGGACATCATGAGACTGGAAATGTATATTTAAGTCCTGTATACTAATTTATGGTCATGACTGAGCTATAGAATTGATAGTGGTGGGACTGCTGGAACAGGATATTTTGGTAGCTGTGGCTTTAAATTACATTGTAAGACATCTAGCACAAAGGAGAAATGCTCCATTTGTAGGATAATTATGTAAATGAAAagtgaacacacacacaaatgagTATAGTTCTATAGGATTTTGATCAACGTATTCAGTCATAGCTGCAGCAAGATGGGCAtgaagcaaaaaacaaacaaacaaaaaagtattttaccATTTGAAACCTAGTCCTTGTAAGTTTGGCTTGATTCCTGCAGTCCCTACTCTAGGAaaattttccctctcttttgtGGAAACTCATCTCAATAAAGACTACAAGATCTTAGTAATTTATATCAATATTTATGTTCTTTACTTGACTAGTTCTCAGTGAGAGCATGTCACAGCAGGACTGTAAATGTAATCTCTGTCACAGCATATGTGCAAAAGCAATCTTTCAGTGGGTTTCAAGAGGGAGTCTCTACACACATAGATAT is part of the Cinclus cinclus chromosome 4, bCinCin1.1, whole genome shotgun sequence genome and encodes:
- the GPR85 gene encoding probable G-protein coupled receptor 85, with product MANYSHAADNILQNLSPLTAFLKLTSLGFIIGVSVVGNLLISILLVKDKTLHRAPYYFLLDLCCSDILRSAICFPFVFTSVKNGSTWTYGTLTCKVIAFLGVLSCFHTAFMLFCISVTRYLAIAHHRFYTKRLTFWTCLAVICMVWTLSVAMAFPPVLDVGTYSFIREEDQCTFQHRSFRANDSLGFMLLLALILLATQLVYLKLIFFVHDRRKMKPVQFVAAVSQNWTFHGPGASGQAAANWLAGFGRGPTPPTLLGIRQNANTTGRRRLLVLDEFKMEKRISRMFYIMTFLFLTLWGPYLVACYWRVFARGPVVPGGFLTAAVWMSFAQAGINPFVCIFSNRELRRCFSTTLLYCRKSRLPREPYCVI